The Hahella sp. HNIBRBA332 genome window below encodes:
- a CDS encoding XrtA system polysaccharide deacetylase: MQNALTIDVEDYFHVAALAESIGVDEWTSRECRVEKNTRDLIELFDKKGVKGTFFVLGWVAERYPHIVTEIHRAGHEVASHGYSHQLVYSQTPAVFREETAKSKDILENIIQQPVEGYRAASYSITAKSKWALDILCDLGFKWDSSIFPVRHDRYGMPNTPEDPYILQAPNGKQIVEFPLTTCPIGKYRLPIAGGGYFRLFPYWLTRWGLGRVNSLGRSFIFYLHPWEIDPKQPRVKASMLSTFRHYNNLDVCFSRLESLLDDFSFTTVSEVLKSQSIDPVPVAV; encoded by the coding sequence TTGCAGAACGCCTTGACTATAGATGTAGAGGATTATTTTCACGTTGCAGCGCTAGCGGAATCAATTGGCGTTGATGAGTGGACGAGCCGGGAGTGTCGTGTTGAAAAAAACACACGAGACTTAATTGAGCTGTTTGATAAGAAAGGCGTGAAAGGCACTTTTTTTGTCTTGGGCTGGGTGGCGGAAAGATACCCTCATATTGTTACTGAGATTCATCGGGCGGGACATGAAGTGGCTTCGCACGGCTACAGCCACCAACTGGTTTACTCGCAAACTCCCGCAGTATTCAGGGAAGAGACCGCCAAATCCAAAGATATTCTGGAGAATATCATTCAGCAGCCAGTAGAAGGCTATCGCGCGGCAAGTTACTCGATAACGGCTAAGTCCAAGTGGGCGCTGGATATTTTGTGTGATTTGGGGTTTAAGTGGGACTCAAGTATTTTCCCAGTGAGGCATGATCGATACGGAATGCCAAATACACCAGAGGATCCCTATATTCTACAAGCGCCGAATGGAAAGCAGATTGTAGAATTCCCCTTAACCACCTGCCCAATTGGCAAGTATAGGCTGCCTATTGCTGGCGGTGGTTATTTCAGGCTGTTTCCTTATTGGCTTACGCGTTGGGGGTTGGGTAGGGTTAATAGTTTGGGTCGAAGCTTTATTTTTTACTTGCACCCTTGGGAAATCGATCCTAAGCAACCACGGGTCAAAGCCAGCATGTTGTCGACGTTTCGGCATTACAACAATCTGGATGTGTGCTTTTCCAGGCTGGAGTCGCTGCTGGATGACTTTTCATTTACAACGGTTTCAGAAGTACTTAAATCTCAGTCTATTGACCCCGTTCCAGTTGCGGTTTAA
- a CDS encoding TIGR03013 family XrtA/PEP-CTERM system glycosyltransferase, whose protein sequence is MGVADLVVLGAVFYCGVFFRYFGEINFFLDNYQVAIPEALTFALVNLIIMIAMGVYPAKTQEGMSGMMLRTIFSILMSAAGLSFLFYVTESWLWYFGKGVLALSSVLAIFILGISRSLFLFFANEQSFKRNVLVLGAGNRASNLYEDLKEPLDRRGVELMGFVPGLDEELKVPEQKVLRIPGTLKDYILNHPVDEIVIALDDRRKKLPLDDLLECKMEGVHIVDAPTFLEREGRKVALDLIQPSWMIFADGFGAVSTRSITKRAFDILSSLSLLLVTWPIMLLTVLAIKLEEGWSAPVLYKQERVGLNGRPFPVMKFRSMRVDAEKHGAVWAQKNDTRVTRIGGFIRKVRIDELPQIFNVLLGDMAVVGPRPERPIFVEKLSEKIPYYNERHRVKPGITGWAQLCFAYADSEEDTKEKLRYDLYYIKNQSLLLDLIVLIQTVEVILFKKGSR, encoded by the coding sequence ATGGGCGTCGCGGACCTGGTGGTCTTAGGCGCAGTATTTTACTGTGGCGTTTTCTTCCGTTATTTCGGCGAAATCAATTTTTTCCTCGATAACTATCAAGTTGCAATTCCTGAGGCGCTGACCTTCGCGCTGGTTAACCTTATCATCATGATCGCAATGGGGGTTTATCCCGCCAAAACCCAAGAGGGTATGTCCGGCATGATGCTGAGAACGATATTTTCGATTCTCATGTCCGCTGCGGGCTTGTCATTCCTGTTCTACGTAACCGAATCCTGGTTATGGTATTTTGGCAAGGGTGTTCTGGCTCTTTCCTCAGTCCTCGCAATCTTTATTTTGGGGATTTCCCGCAGTCTGTTCCTATTTTTCGCCAATGAGCAAAGCTTTAAGCGAAATGTGTTGGTGCTTGGCGCAGGAAATCGCGCAAGCAACCTATACGAGGACTTAAAGGAACCCCTGGACCGTCGAGGCGTTGAGTTAATGGGGTTTGTGCCTGGGCTGGATGAAGAGCTCAAGGTGCCTGAGCAGAAAGTGTTGAGAATTCCTGGAACTCTCAAAGATTATATTTTGAATCATCCGGTCGATGAGATTGTTATCGCCCTGGATGACCGCAGGAAAAAGCTGCCGCTGGACGATCTGTTGGAATGCAAGATGGAAGGCGTGCATATTGTTGACGCGCCTACATTTCTTGAGCGCGAGGGCCGCAAGGTGGCGCTGGACCTGATTCAGCCAAGCTGGATGATCTTCGCAGACGGATTTGGGGCGGTTTCCACTCGCAGCATCACCAAGCGAGCCTTTGATATTTTATCCAGTTTGAGCCTGCTGCTCGTGACTTGGCCTATTATGTTATTGACGGTGCTTGCTATTAAGCTTGAAGAAGGTTGGTCGGCGCCTGTGTTATACAAACAGGAGCGGGTGGGTTTAAACGGTCGTCCGTTCCCTGTCATGAAGTTCCGTAGCATGAGGGTCGACGCCGAAAAGCATGGCGCTGTCTGGGCGCAGAAAAATGACACTCGTGTGACCCGAATTGGCGGCTTTATTCGTAAAGTGCGTATCGACGAGCTGCCGCAAATTTTTAATGTTTTGCTCGGAGATATGGCTGTAGTCGGGCCGCGTCCCGAAAGACCTATTTTTGTGGAAAAGCTTTCGGAAAAAATTCCTTACTATAACGAAAGGCATAGAGTGAAGCCCGGTATTACCGGTTGGGCGCAACTCTGTTTCGCTTACGCCGATAGTGAGGAGGACACCAAGGAGAAGCTGCGGTATGATTTATACTACATTAAAAATCAGAGTCTACTGCTTGATTTGATTGTATTAATTCAGACCGTTGAGGTTATTTTGTTTAAGAAAGGCTCCCGGTAA
- a CDS encoding amino acid adenylation domain-containing protein has protein sequence MSNTPNHRDHRAGLFAIAQEKSWGLPEVLLNSAERFSEKPAVKSEDGELSYRQLLQHSLLVAERLNALGVGVGDRVAVCVNRDHHLPALLLGVGIVGAAYVPVDPAFPAERIRIILGDADASAAIFESSTFDLLQAIPDLALLDKYSVVEAGGGVCSESLDDLRDSYVELRGSLEKAADLIAYIIFTSGSTGRPKGVPIAQSAVINFLYGVDEVIGTRDGDRFLGLTTISFDISVLELFLPLILGGVVYVCKKSDALSPDRLGDIIAKNDINVLQATPATWRLMLELGWRPGNTHKILCGGEAFPIDLAGKLLQEAGEVWNMYGPTEATVWVCSHKVCQEDIDAGFIPLGAPYANVDLVVVDEALNPVSGEATGELLIGGACLSPGYFRRPELNKDRFVALNFSGFTQPYYRTGDLVQVASGQMRYVDRLDNQVKIRGFRIELGEIEAALTRLPGIADAAVVAVSNPAGDNVLVGCLRFSSEALAFGSVENSLRQTLPFYMVPGLWRIYDSFPQTPNKKIDKKALKSDVEKGMASSASTDNPFSSDIERRLACAWKAVLGVSPQSVHDHFNELGGHSLAAARLSNEIEIEFGKSVGVNQLIACPVFIEQCEMVAAAPEAMHHSDLITLEECAELSDGQRRIWFICQLAGSSSVFNESEAFILESPWDMGRLERAISELLRELPALRLMLNTAGLSWRLCSAAETPLQVRDIASSSDSLEALLHQEAKREFDFDSELLVRFVAYEMEGRISALQMVTHHILLDGISQLKVWDRLLQLYEREEALTDYQENGEEAKGVIVSSRQRDLEESIEFWVQTLCKPLPLLNLRTDYERPDFFDFKGRQVVEVLGQDLSLRLIGVANKFRTRPFVVLISAFSAWLRKVTGARDLIVGTATSGREGQKGLHDAIGMFFNTIPLRLPEVDGGLQEQLKSTEQALNLALLHGGISFEKIVSSVQAARDASRPTMAQAYITFNDFSNRKLNVAGSGVLNPVPVDIGYTQGEIFLYVDFYGGDFVFRFQTSSALFNLDTSRKMLAAFMATLKGFIESMEIGGAALNSDISIDCFSGSQANSRVNGRRQIKFHHGDDEELLNKVGAIWKSVLGLDELDLDANFFEVGGHSIKALQVFDQLHRRYGINAPLALLFKAPTVRSLAGELARINNSYSGGEAEGGGYSAGEAEGWKNIVQLSAGGAKTPLVCIHPVGGNVLAYKALLDFDDLNRPVYGIQATGLDGVSEPSYSILDMARHYAALLDELLSKKQVLLLGGSMGGSIAVELANELSGKGFKVDWVILLDTIGPAAKHLPEGFAEDRRTFLQKVAQSTSARIKYYKNFLEVRLYRMLGLRMPQTLRVFEVRRSNRLAVERHIERAYNGSVMLLRLPSTESGAYSLPVLGWERHLTGRVEIETVDAEHAHFLESEEAKRVLACFLREQE, from the coding sequence ATGAGTAATACTCCCAATCATCGAGATCACCGCGCTGGTCTTTTTGCAATTGCACAAGAGAAGAGCTGGGGGCTGCCGGAAGTCCTTCTTAATTCCGCAGAACGTTTCTCTGAAAAGCCTGCGGTGAAATCAGAAGATGGTGAGCTTAGTTATCGCCAGCTTCTACAGCATTCCTTATTGGTTGCTGAGCGACTCAACGCGTTAGGAGTTGGCGTTGGTGATCGTGTCGCAGTTTGTGTGAATCGCGACCATCATTTGCCTGCATTGCTTTTAGGCGTTGGTATTGTTGGTGCAGCTTACGTTCCAGTTGACCCCGCATTTCCTGCGGAGCGCATCCGAATTATTCTAGGAGATGCCGACGCTTCCGCCGCCATATTTGAATCATCTACCTTTGATCTTCTGCAAGCCATCCCTGATTTGGCGCTTTTGGATAAATACAGTGTAGTTGAGGCGGGAGGTGGTGTGTGTTCTGAGTCATTGGATGACCTCCGAGACAGCTATGTAGAGCTTAGAGGCTCGCTTGAAAAAGCCGCTGACTTGATCGCGTATATCATTTTTACTTCAGGCTCTACAGGACGCCCCAAAGGTGTTCCCATTGCTCAGTCCGCTGTTATTAATTTCCTATATGGCGTAGACGAGGTTATCGGGACTCGAGATGGCGATCGTTTTCTTGGGCTGACCACGATTTCCTTTGATATTTCTGTTCTGGAATTGTTTCTTCCGCTGATTCTTGGTGGGGTTGTTTATGTCTGCAAGAAGAGCGATGCGCTGTCTCCAGATCGGCTTGGAGATATTATCGCGAAGAATGATATTAACGTCCTTCAGGCGACGCCGGCAACTTGGCGCTTGATGTTGGAACTGGGGTGGCGCCCTGGAAATACGCACAAGATTTTGTGTGGTGGAGAGGCCTTTCCGATTGATTTGGCGGGAAAACTCCTCCAGGAGGCGGGTGAGGTTTGGAACATGTATGGGCCTACCGAGGCGACGGTATGGGTTTGTAGTCATAAGGTATGTCAAGAAGATATTGACGCGGGATTTATACCGCTGGGCGCGCCCTACGCTAATGTCGATCTAGTTGTGGTGGATGAGGCTCTTAATCCTGTTTCGGGTGAGGCGACTGGAGAATTGTTAATTGGCGGCGCTTGTCTGTCTCCTGGATATTTTAGAAGGCCCGAGCTCAATAAGGATCGTTTTGTCGCCCTCAATTTCTCTGGTTTCACGCAGCCTTATTATCGTACCGGCGATCTTGTGCAGGTCGCCAGCGGTCAGATGCGCTATGTTGATCGGCTTGATAATCAAGTAAAGATTCGAGGGTTTCGAATTGAGCTGGGAGAGATAGAAGCTGCATTGACGCGTTTGCCAGGAATCGCTGACGCTGCAGTTGTTGCAGTGTCTAACCCCGCAGGCGACAACGTCCTCGTCGGTTGCTTGCGCTTTTCCAGTGAAGCTTTGGCATTTGGGAGCGTTGAGAATTCGTTGCGGCAAACACTGCCGTTTTATATGGTTCCCGGCCTCTGGCGAATATATGACAGCTTTCCACAAACACCGAATAAGAAAATTGATAAGAAAGCGTTGAAGAGCGATGTGGAAAAGGGGATGGCGTCATCTGCATCGACTGATAACCCGTTCTCTTCTGATATTGAGCGGCGTTTGGCGTGTGCGTGGAAGGCGGTTTTGGGAGTTTCTCCGCAGAGCGTTCACGATCATTTTAATGAGCTTGGGGGGCATTCCCTAGCTGCAGCCAGACTCTCGAATGAGATTGAGATTGAGTTTGGGAAATCGGTTGGCGTTAATCAGTTGATTGCATGTCCCGTGTTTATTGAGCAGTGTGAGATGGTTGCAGCCGCGCCTGAAGCGATGCATCACTCAGATCTCATAACGCTGGAAGAGTGTGCGGAGCTAAGCGATGGTCAGCGAAGAATTTGGTTTATATGTCAGTTGGCGGGCTCCAGTAGCGTATTTAATGAATCTGAGGCGTTTATTTTAGAGTCGCCTTGGGATATGGGCAGATTGGAGCGGGCGATTTCCGAGTTGCTGCGCGAACTCCCTGCTCTGAGGTTGATGTTGAATACAGCTGGTTTATCGTGGAGGCTGTGCTCGGCGGCGGAAACGCCATTACAAGTGAGGGATATTGCAAGCTCATCAGACTCTTTAGAGGCGCTTCTGCACCAAGAGGCCAAGCGTGAGTTTGATTTTGATTCTGAGTTGCTTGTTCGCTTTGTCGCCTATGAAATGGAAGGGCGGATTTCCGCTCTGCAGATGGTGACTCATCATATATTGTTAGATGGCATATCCCAATTGAAAGTTTGGGACCGCTTGTTGCAGCTCTATGAGAGGGAAGAGGCTCTAACTGATTATCAGGAAAATGGGGAAGAGGCTAAGGGTGTAATTGTCTCTTCTCGTCAAAGAGACTTGGAAGAGAGCATCGAATTTTGGGTGCAGACGCTATGTAAACCGTTGCCGCTATTAAACTTGCGAACTGATTACGAGCGTCCGGACTTTTTTGACTTTAAAGGAAGGCAGGTTGTAGAGGTTCTAGGTCAAGATCTCTCGCTCAGGTTAATTGGCGTAGCAAACAAATTTAGAACGCGACCGTTTGTAGTGTTAATAAGCGCTTTCTCTGCGTGGTTGAGAAAAGTAACGGGCGCGCGCGACTTGATAGTAGGGACGGCTACGAGCGGTCGTGAGGGACAAAAGGGGCTTCATGACGCCATAGGGATGTTCTTTAATACTATTCCATTGCGATTACCTGAAGTTGATGGCGGTTTACAGGAGCAGCTAAAAAGCACTGAGCAGGCTTTAAATCTGGCCTTGCTGCATGGGGGGATTTCATTTGAAAAAATAGTCTCCAGCGTACAGGCTGCCCGCGATGCCTCAAGGCCCACCATGGCGCAAGCTTATATAACATTTAATGACTTTTCTAATCGCAAGCTAAATGTGGCGGGTAGTGGCGTTTTGAATCCTGTGCCGGTCGATATTGGCTATACACAGGGGGAGATCTTTCTTTACGTTGACTTTTATGGGGGCGACTTTGTATTTCGCTTTCAGACAAGTTCCGCCTTATTTAATTTGGATACAAGCAGGAAAATGCTTGCTGCGTTCATGGCGACGCTAAAAGGTTTTATAGAGAGCATGGAAATTGGCGGGGCGGCGTTAAATTCAGATATTTCAATAGATTGTTTTTCGGGCTCTCAAGCCAATAGTCGGGTTAATGGTCGGCGCCAGATTAAGTTTCATCATGGTGATGACGAAGAGCTGCTCAATAAGGTTGGAGCTATTTGGAAAAGTGTTCTGGGGTTGGATGAACTAGATCTTGACGCCAATTTTTTTGAGGTCGGCGGTCACTCAATCAAGGCGTTACAAGTATTTGATCAGTTGCATCGGCGATACGGGATTAATGCGCCGCTGGCTTTGCTCTTCAAAGCGCCTACAGTAAGGTCTCTAGCTGGTGAGTTGGCGCGAATTAATAATAGCTATTCAGGGGGCGAAGCCGAGGGGGGCGGCTATTCCGCAGGAGAAGCTGAAGGGTGGAAAAACATCGTGCAACTGTCTGCTGGTGGCGCCAAGACTCCATTGGTTTGTATTCACCCTGTTGGCGGTAATGTGCTGGCCTATAAGGCATTACTGGACTTCGACGATTTGAATCGCCCTGTTTATGGTATACAGGCTACCGGGCTGGATGGGGTAAGTGAGCCTTCATACTCAATTCTTGATATGGCTCGTCACTATGCGGCGCTTCTTGATGAACTTCTTAGTAAAAAGCAAGTTTTACTCTTGGGAGGGTCAATGGGGGGCTCCATAGCGGTAGAGTTGGCTAATGAGCTCTCTGGTAAGGGGTTTAAGGTCGATTGGGTGATATTGCTTGACACCATTGGGCCTGCCGCCAAGCACTTGCCTGAAGGCTTCGCTGAGGATCGGCGCACGTTTTTACAAAAGGTCGCTCAAAGCACATCGGCCAGAATAAAGTATTACAAGAACTTTTTAGAAGTAAGACTCTATCGGATGCTTGGTTTGAGAATGCCTCAGACGTTGCGTGTGTTTGAGGTGCGCAGATCGAACCGTCTTGCTGTCGAGAGGCATATAGAACGAGCTTACAACGGGAGTGTCATGCTGTTGCGCCTGCCTTCCACTGAGTCCGGGGCGTACAGCTTGCCCGTGCTGGGCTGGGAGAGGCATCTGACAGGAAGAGTAGAAATTGAGACGGTAGATGCTGAGCACGCACACTTTCTGGAGTCTGAAGAGGCAAAGCGGGTGCTGGCCTGTTTTCTCCGGGAGCAAGAATAG
- a CDS encoding XrtA/PEP-CTERM system exopolysaccharide export protein, with the protein MMKINALKICVLALLAVLFSACSTVKPSDNALVSAALKDRPKMLESYILGPGDVVNINVWRNPELSGGVPIRPDGKLSTTLVGDIVASGKTPAQLAEEIKQKLSVYIREPQVSVVVTGMQSYEFSSRVRVTGAVKSPISIPYRHGMTVMDVVLTAGGLNDFASGDGSVLYRQYQGKTVIIPVKLNEIFQEGDVTTNYELNPGDIITVPEKVL; encoded by the coding sequence ATGATGAAAATTAACGCCTTGAAAATATGCGTTCTGGCATTGCTGGCTGTGCTGTTCAGCGCCTGCAGCACGGTTAAGCCTTCCGACAATGCTTTGGTTAGCGCCGCTCTGAAAGATCGGCCGAAGATGCTGGAGTCGTATATTCTGGGTCCTGGCGACGTGGTTAACATAAATGTTTGGCGCAATCCTGAATTGTCTGGAGGCGTGCCAATTAGGCCGGATGGCAAATTGTCTACGACACTGGTTGGCGATATCGTAGCGTCCGGCAAAACTCCGGCTCAGTTGGCTGAGGAGATCAAGCAAAAGCTATCGGTTTATATTCGTGAGCCTCAGGTGAGTGTTGTCGTCACTGGAATGCAGAGCTATGAATTTTCCAGCAGGGTGCGCGTTACAGGCGCTGTGAAGTCGCCAATTTCCATCCCATACCGTCATGGCATGACCGTCATGGATGTCGTGTTGACGGCTGGCGGGTTGAATGATTTCGCCAGCGGAGATGGCAGCGTGTTGTACAGACAGTATCAAGGGAAGACCGTTATCATTCCTGTAAAATTAAATGAAATCTTTCAGGAAGGCGATGTGACCACCAACTATGAGTTGAACCCTGGGGATATAATTACTGTTCCTGAAAAGGTGTTGTAA
- a CDS encoding XrtA system polysaccharide chain length determinant, with product MAVPIDQLPKEAYREIRSRKWLSFFVFLAVSFGTLVVGALWPQQFTSRSVIYVDDQNIIRPLMDGSALTTKVKDHVASVEEVMLSRRVLTRLAEMEDIWGTVKSDAAKEGIISKVRNNVAVKKTGAPNFIEIEYKDSNAQRVFDVTRELTQLFIEETENSKREESRNAYEFVDKQVKAYQTQLQASEERLKNFLQDNVDGTAESVGSRLSALERQIEEAELALKEAMAQRDALQSQLSGQSRVVRREVADDAYQTRIDELNKKLDSLRLIYLDSYPDIIALKQQIVELEKQRAEAVSSGGSSTRSESSFNPIYQELQSELSKALANIDTLRTRQKSLAVLLEKERTRMQRIQENQAKIAELTRDYEVNKNIYDDLLKRREKARVSMRLDVEGHGLSYKIHEPAAYPLKPSGFTFRHFAMAGLFLGFLAPIGIAVAFCQVDPRVRTGSILQENTGIPVLATIPYISTPLERRIDRRRTKVILFLALVSIGVYLVYGWMRYTGVVL from the coding sequence ATGGCGGTTCCAATAGATCAGCTACCAAAAGAAGCCTACAGGGAGATTCGCTCCCGGAAATGGCTGTCGTTCTTTGTTTTTCTTGCTGTCAGCTTCGGAACGCTTGTCGTGGGCGCGTTATGGCCGCAGCAGTTTACTTCACGAAGCGTTATCTATGTCGATGATCAAAATATAATCCGACCTTTGATGGATGGCTCTGCCCTGACCACAAAAGTGAAAGATCATGTAGCTTCTGTTGAAGAGGTCATGTTGTCGAGAAGAGTTCTGACCCGTCTCGCAGAAATGGAGGATATCTGGGGAACAGTAAAATCCGACGCTGCGAAAGAGGGTATTATTTCAAAAGTGCGTAACAACGTGGCGGTCAAGAAGACCGGAGCCCCCAACTTTATTGAGATAGAGTACAAGGATTCTAATGCGCAACGAGTTTTTGATGTGACTCGTGAGTTGACGCAGCTCTTCATTGAAGAAACGGAAAACAGCAAGCGTGAAGAGAGTCGCAACGCGTATGAGTTTGTTGATAAGCAAGTTAAGGCATATCAAACGCAATTACAGGCTTCTGAAGAGCGCTTGAAGAACTTTCTGCAGGATAATGTGGACGGTACTGCTGAGTCGGTGGGGTCAAGATTATCCGCTCTTGAGCGTCAAATTGAAGAAGCCGAGCTTGCGCTAAAGGAGGCGATGGCTCAGAGAGATGCGCTGCAATCACAATTGTCTGGACAATCTAGAGTTGTGAGAAGAGAAGTCGCAGATGATGCATATCAAACTCGCATAGATGAGTTAAATAAGAAACTTGATTCCTTGCGATTGATTTATCTGGATAGCTACCCTGACATTATCGCTTTGAAGCAGCAAATAGTTGAGCTAGAGAAGCAGCGCGCAGAGGCTGTGTCCAGCGGTGGTTCGTCTACGCGCTCAGAGTCTTCTTTTAACCCTATATATCAAGAGCTGCAGAGTGAGCTTTCAAAAGCGCTCGCCAACATAGATACGTTACGCACTAGACAAAAGTCCTTGGCGGTCTTATTGGAAAAAGAGCGCACTCGGATGCAGCGCATTCAGGAAAATCAGGCGAAGATTGCTGAGCTAACCAGGGATTATGAGGTTAATAAGAATATCTACGACGATCTCTTAAAGCGCAGGGAAAAGGCGCGAGTTTCTATGCGCCTTGATGTTGAGGGTCACGGTCTTAGTTATAAGATTCATGAGCCGGCGGCCTATCCACTTAAGCCGTCAGGGTTTACTTTCCGTCACTTTGCTATGGCGGGATTGTTTTTAGGTTTTCTCGCGCCTATCGGCATAGCTGTCGCGTTCTGTCAGGTAGACCCGCGTGTACGTACAGGATCTATTTTGCAGGAAAATACGGGTATCCCTGTGTTGGCGACGATTCCCTATATTTCCACTCCATTGGAACGGAGAATTGACAGGCGTCGAACTAAAGTCATTCTTTTCCTGGCATTAGTCAGCATCGGCGTTTATTTGGTGTATGGGTGGATGCGTTATACGGGAGTCGTCTTGTGA
- a CDS encoding XrtA-associated tyrosine autokinase → MTDKQENIKNIYDIDKGQINPKEAQPNSTADRVLVPSSLEVKSGSVERYVISKQIAKMREPSLLSVDDLNQKRIIHPESPDRTIIDKFRELRTRLLEISKGNNFTLAVTGVADGCGASFTAINLAAAFALDSSKTALVIDCNLREPSLHNILDLMPDLGVTDFIEDPDMDIASVIYPTGIKRLRLIPAGSRRESSGEFFTSFRMRQFLHSLRKRYPDRFIILDTPSIAVSPDARIISELCDLTLVVVPHGRVTESQIVSAVSSIPSQKCAGVLVNG, encoded by the coding sequence GTGACCGACAAACAAGAGAATATCAAAAATATTTATGATATCGATAAGGGGCAGATTAATCCCAAAGAGGCCCAGCCTAATTCAACTGCAGATAGGGTGCTGGTGCCTAGCTCGCTGGAAGTTAAGTCTGGTAGTGTAGAGCGTTATGTAATTAGTAAGCAGATCGCCAAGATGCGAGAGCCTTCTCTCCTGTCAGTTGATGATCTGAATCAAAAGCGCATTATTCACCCAGAGTCTCCTGATCGTACGATTATAGATAAGTTTCGAGAACTGCGAACTCGTTTGCTGGAGATCAGCAAAGGTAACAACTTCACGTTAGCTGTTACAGGGGTCGCTGATGGTTGTGGAGCCTCGTTCACGGCAATTAACTTAGCTGCTGCGTTTGCATTGGATAGCAGTAAAACGGCTTTGGTTATTGACTGTAATCTTAGAGAGCCCTCCCTGCACAATATTTTGGATTTGATGCCAGACTTGGGGGTTACGGATTTTATTGAGGATCCAGATATGGATATAGCCTCCGTAATTTACCCAACCGGCATCAAGAGACTGAGACTGATTCCGGCTGGAAGTAGACGAGAGTCCTCGGGAGAATTTTTTACTTCGTTCCGTATGAGACAATTTTTGCACTCATTAAGAAAGCGCTATCCAGACCGCTTTATTATTCTGGATACGCCTTCGATTGCAGTGTCTCCCGATGCGCGGATTATCTCCGAGCTGTGTGATTTGACATTAGTTGTCGTACCTCATGGAAGGGTTACAGAAAGTCAGATTGTGTCCGCTGTGTCATCGATTCCGTCGCAGAAGTGCGCGGGAGTCTTGGTAAATGGCTGA
- a CDS encoding FemAB family XrtA/PEP-CTERM system-associated protein translates to MNDAINLDSLKLREDRLKARKGELSRLIGEAKKNGADADELIAEMGAVSAEFKEVAGQIKAFKKAQRQQADQSNDEVLSSGQLDKSKQAEKLQQIIEDISSTSQILNLAVKAFRIVEIDAEPGLKASWESYVGQHPQSSPYHKLWVKSFIESVYGHPCRFSCALDESDRVVGVLPLIQLKSRLFGNFVVSAPYFNYGGILADSDQVAQMLLADAVRWRDQVGAGHIELRHLTSSNLGLPQRTEKLTFWLALPDQEEDLWLGFKPKVRAQIKRPQKEGAEITLGGVELLDDFYFVFSRNMRDLGTPVYGKNFFRGFLSSYGESARVVIGRLNGAVVACAIIIGSGDRMEIPWASTVQEANSSGINMLMYWEILRFSIKAKYKIFDFGRCTEDSGTYKFKQQWGAAPVRLHWDYCLAEGKEAPKLNPDNPKFKLLIAVWTRLPVWLTNLVGPMVVKYLP, encoded by the coding sequence ATGAATGATGCGATTAATTTAGACAGCCTGAAGTTGCGAGAAGATCGGCTTAAGGCGCGTAAAGGCGAACTCTCGCGTTTAATTGGCGAAGCTAAAAAAAACGGAGCGGACGCGGATGAGCTCATCGCCGAAATGGGAGCAGTTTCAGCCGAGTTCAAAGAAGTAGCGGGTCAAATTAAGGCGTTTAAGAAAGCGCAGCGTCAACAAGCCGATCAATCGAATGACGAAGTGCTTTCGAGTGGTCAGTTGGATAAGTCCAAGCAAGCAGAGAAGCTGCAGCAGATTATTGAAGATATCTCCTCTACGTCACAGATTTTGAATCTTGCAGTCAAAGCTTTTCGCATTGTGGAAATAGATGCAGAACCAGGCTTAAAGGCGTCTTGGGAGAGCTATGTTGGCCAACATCCACAATCTTCCCCGTATCATAAGCTGTGGGTGAAATCGTTCATCGAATCGGTGTATGGCCATCCATGTCGCTTTAGTTGTGCGCTTGATGAGTCTGATAGGGTGGTCGGCGTTCTACCTCTTATTCAATTGAAGAGCCGTCTATTTGGGAACTTTGTTGTCTCAGCGCCATATTTTAACTATGGCGGAATTCTTGCGGATAGCGATCAGGTCGCTCAAATGCTCCTCGCAGATGCGGTGCGTTGGCGAGATCAGGTGGGAGCAGGGCATATTGAGCTGAGGCATTTGACGTCATCCAATTTGGGGCTGCCGCAACGTACCGAGAAGCTAACGTTCTGGCTTGCGTTGCCTGATCAGGAAGAAGATTTATGGCTAGGCTTTAAACCCAAAGTTCGAGCACAAATTAAGCGGCCTCAAAAGGAAGGAGCGGAAATAACTCTCGGTGGTGTCGAGTTACTGGATGATTTTTATTTTGTATTTTCAAGGAATATGAGAGATCTTGGCACGCCGGTTTATGGGAAAAACTTTTTTCGTGGCTTCCTTAGCTCGTACGGAGAATCTGCTAGAGTTGTCATAGGCAGGTTAAACGGAGCTGTAGTCGCTTGTGCGATTATTATCGGCAGTGGCGATCGAATGGAAATCCCCTGGGCTTCAACAGTTCAGGAGGCAAATAGTTCCGGTATTAATATGCTGATGTATTGGGAAATCTTAAGGTTCAGCATTAAAGCGAAATATAAAATTTTTGATTTCGGGCGCTGTACGGAAGATAGCGGCACTTACAAATTTAAACAGCAGTGGGGCGCCGCGCCAGTGCGTTTACATTGGGACTACTGTCTTGCTGAAGGGAAAGAGGCGCCCAAGCTTAATCCCGATAACCCCAAGTTCAAGCTGCTTATTGCTGTATGGACAAGACTGCCAGTGTGGCTGACTAATTTGGTCGGTCCCATGGTAGTTAAGTATTTGCCCTGA